The Kordia sp. SMS9 genome window below encodes:
- a CDS encoding PKD domain-containing protein, translating into MKFLKYKIALLSLVFAATLFTSCEENEESGIELIGLEARFITEQNSKTISFVNVSNNATSYSWDLGDGSSSTFVSPVKRYDNGTYTVVLTAYNDKGQSSVYEETFTIDGCNDELDENIDPANGDLNWTFLSDDATFDAFGDIGGAIVANPVLDAVNSSCFVQVYDKAVGCQTWSGVGVALDTSLDFSTITNKTFKMKVLAEDQVADVTLRLEFMPFPNVNPFQERIASITQVGQWQELSFDFTDVPSGTFKSVIIYFERNAACDGDTYYFDDITQE; encoded by the coding sequence ATGAAATTTTTAAAATACAAAATAGCCTTACTTTCACTAGTATTCGCGGCAACATTATTTACTTCATGCGAAGAAAACGAAGAAAGTGGAATAGAATTAATTGGCTTAGAAGCAAGATTTATAACAGAACAAAATTCTAAAACAATTTCATTTGTAAATGTTTCTAACAATGCCACATCCTATTCATGGGATTTGGGCGATGGTTCCTCTTCAACATTTGTAAGCCCTGTAAAACGTTATGATAACGGAACATATACAGTTGTATTAACTGCGTATAATGACAAAGGACAATCAAGTGTATATGAAGAAACATTCACCATTGACGGATGTAATGACGAATTAGACGAAAATATTGATCCTGCAAACGGTGACTTAAACTGGACTTTTTTAAGTGATGATGCTACTTTTGATGCCTTTGGTGACATTGGTGGTGCTATTGTAGCAAACCCAGTATTAGATGCCGTAAATAGCAGTTGCTTTGTTCAAGTTTATGACAAGGCAGTCGGTTGTCAAACATGGTCTGGAGTAGGTGTAGCACTTGATACTTCATTAGATTTTTCAACAATCACCAACAAAACATTCAAAATGAAAGTGTTGGCAGAAGACCAAGTGGCAGATGTTACCTTACGATTAGAATTTATGCCTTTTCCAAATGTAAATCCGTTTCAAGAAAGAATTGCAAGTATTACACAAGTAGGACAGTGGCAAGAACTTAGTTTTGATTTCACAGATGTTCCTTCCGGGACTTTTAAAAGTGTAATTATCTACTTTGAAAGAAATGCTGCATGTGATGGTGACACGTATTACTTTGACGATATAACGCAAGAATAA
- a CDS encoding PKD domain-containing protein, producing the protein MKAIKYVFSICLIALIVFSCEDDENLDFVDTANAPTNLSLLTEITQDNTGLVKITPLGEGVTSYNLNLGDGSDMVTNIAPGAFVENTYAEGTYDVTLIAKALNGDTTTLTQQIVVSFQAPQNLVVTIENDPGISKQVNITATADFAMSNQINFGDGSEVVTGNIGETISHIYDDPGIYTITLVAMGGAIETTTYTEDFEVTAIVAPLASAPAQPARADGDVISIFSSAYNDVPGTNYFPDWGQGGQGSSWALFDLGGDEMLQYINLSYQGIALADGTSVDVSGMEFLHLDVWTADVVTDIEVSLINNPASAAEAPVTRPLTADSWTTIEIPISEYVDQGLSVNEIFQLKFVGTPWAAGTVFIDNIYFYKEPSQAPTIAGTWKVAPVAGSLAVGPTPGSGDWFSISDAQVAERACFYDDTYVFGTDGSFANVLGADTWIEGWQSGSADACGAPIAPHNGGAATYTYNDAAGTVTINGTGSYLGIPKATNTGEISTPGDAPSSITYNVTLDDINNMTVEIEAGGGVFWTYKLVREGDVPSSPLAGSWSVAPEAGSLAVGPTPGSGDWFSISDAQVAERACFYDDEYVFGNDGSFANVLGTDTWIEGWQSGSADACGAPIAPHDGTPGTFVYDAVAGTVTINGTGSYLGIPKATNTGEIANPADAPSSITYDVTFIDDNTITVQIEAGGGVFWTYKLIKN; encoded by the coding sequence ATGAAAGCAATAAAATATGTATTTAGTATATGTCTCATCGCACTGATCGTTTTCAGTTGCGAGGATGACGAAAATTTGGACTTTGTAGACACCGCTAACGCACCTACAAACTTGTCCTTACTTACAGAAATTACCCAAGACAATACAGGTTTGGTGAAAATCACGCCGCTTGGAGAAGGGGTAACTTCGTATAACTTAAATCTTGGAGATGGTTCTGATATGGTCACTAACATTGCGCCAGGCGCATTTGTAGAAAATACCTATGCAGAAGGAACCTACGATGTAACGCTTATCGCGAAAGCATTAAACGGAGATACAACAACGTTGACGCAGCAAATTGTAGTATCGTTCCAAGCACCGCAAAACTTGGTCGTAACTATTGAAAACGATCCAGGAATCTCTAAACAAGTAAATATTACCGCTACGGCAGATTTTGCGATGAGCAATCAAATTAACTTTGGTGACGGAAGCGAAGTCGTAACAGGAAATATTGGCGAAACCATTTCGCATATCTATGATGATCCAGGAATCTACACAATTACATTAGTGGCAATGGGTGGAGCCATTGAAACTACAACCTACACGGAAGACTTTGAAGTAACAGCGATTGTAGCACCACTAGCATCGGCACCAGCACAACCTGCAAGAGCAGATGGGGATGTAATTTCGATTTTTAGTAGTGCCTATAATGATGTGCCTGGCACCAACTATTTCCCAGATTGGGGACAAGGTGGACAAGGTAGTAGCTGGGCATTGTTCGATTTAGGTGGCGATGAAATGTTACAGTACATCAACCTCAGTTACCAAGGAATCGCTTTAGCAGACGGAACATCAGTAGACGTTTCTGGAATGGAATTCTTGCACTTAGACGTCTGGACAGCAGATGTAGTAACGGATATAGAAGTATCACTCATCAACAATCCAGCAAGTGCAGCAGAAGCGCCTGTAACACGTCCATTAACAGCGGATTCATGGACAACGATTGAAATTCCAATTTCAGAATATGTAGATCAAGGTTTATCTGTCAATGAAATCTTCCAATTAAAATTTGTGGGAACACCTTGGGCAGCAGGAACGGTATTTATTGACAATATCTATTTCTATAAAGAACCATCACAAGCACCAACCATTGCAGGAACATGGAAAGTAGCTCCTGTAGCAGGATCATTAGCAGTAGGGCCAACACCAGGTTCAGGCGATTGGTTCTCTATCAGTGATGCACAAGTGGCAGAAAGAGCGTGTTTCTACGATGACACCTATGTGTTCGGAACAGACGGATCGTTTGCCAATGTTTTAGGAGCTGATACTTGGATTGAAGGTTGGCAAAGTGGAAGTGCAGACGCTTGTGGCGCTCCAATTGCTCCACACAACGGAGGTGCAGCAACCTATACGTATAACGATGCTGCCGGAACAGTAACCATCAACGGAACAGGATCGTATTTAGGAATTCCAAAAGCAACCAATACAGGAGAAATATCAACTCCTGGAGATGCTCCAAGTTCAATTACATATAATGTAACGTTGGATGATATCAACAACATGACTGTAGAAATTGAAGCAGGAGGAGGCGTATTCTGGACGTATAAGTTAGTCCGTGAAGGCGATGTGCCAAGTTCACCATTAGCAGGTTCTTGGAGTGTGGCTCCAGAAGCAGGATCATTAGCGGTAGGACCAACACCAGGTTCAGGCGATTGGTTCTCTATCAGTGATGCACAAGTTGCAGAAAGAGCATGTTTCTATGACGATGAATATGTATTCGGAAATGACGGATCATTTGCAAATGTTTTAGGAACAGACACTTGGATTGAAGGTTGGCAAAGTGGAAGTGCAGATGCTTGTGGAGCGCCAATTGCACCACATGACGGAACACCAGGAACTTTTGTCTATGATGCTGTTGCAGGAACAGTAACTATCAACGGAACAGGATCGTATTTAGGAATTCCAAAAGCAACCAATACAGGAGAAATTGCAAATCCTGCAGACGCACCAAGTTCCATTACATATGATGTAACTTTTATTGATGATAACACCATTACAGTACAAATTGAAGCTGGCGGAGGTGTATTCTGGACATACAAGCTAATCAAAAATTAA
- a CDS encoding glycoside hydrolase family 16 protein, whose protein sequence is MKKLKYIFASLLAVMLLTVSCQDEATVGDIITPTNLQVTAVLAGQDAMNPNGDGSGVVTFNATADNAITYRFAYLSDEKTRANGSASFIFAELGLNSYTVNVTAYGTGGTATTTTITVDVLATYEPPVELVEKLVGDGSRTWRIKSEQAGHFGLGPVGGTVPTEWYGAQPDEKATVGMYDDRYIFNADGTFTFITNNENDEGGTDTSGTVFGRVNLIDDLGASGGEINGADVENLPYDDFQESWVLIAPNDVETIALTGNGFIGYYTGGSHTYEIFDRSVPNELILRTTDGNGEFDWWHIITSAEPATGFITQYDNLIWEDNFDVDGAPDAANWTYDLGDGGWGNGEAQTYTNDASNVIIEDGMLKINAIQEAGGNYTSARLKSENLFEFTYGRVEVRAKLPASQGTWPAIWMLGANFDSVGWPVCGEIDIMEQKGQDKNTVLGTVHHPGVSPGAGDSSTTALPTSTTEFHNYTIEWTDTTITFLVDDFVYHTVSNDVTLPFNNDFFLILNVAMGGTLGGDIDPLFTQDTMEIDYVRVYQ, encoded by the coding sequence ATGAAGAAACTAAAATATATATTCGCATCGCTTCTAGCAGTCATGCTACTTACAGTAAGCTGTCAAGATGAAGCAACCGTAGGCGATATAATCACGCCAACAAACTTGCAAGTAACAGCAGTGCTGGCAGGACAAGATGCAATGAATCCAAACGGAGATGGTAGTGGTGTAGTTACCTTTAATGCTACGGCAGACAACGCCATTACGTATCGTTTTGCATACCTAAGTGACGAAAAGACAAGAGCAAATGGATCAGCATCGTTTATATTTGCTGAATTAGGACTAAATTCATACACCGTAAACGTAACGGCTTATGGAACAGGAGGAACCGCTACAACGACTACCATAACGGTAGATGTATTGGCTACTTATGAACCACCAGTAGAACTAGTAGAGAAACTAGTAGGTGATGGCTCTAGAACATGGAGAATTAAATCTGAACAGGCTGGACACTTTGGTTTAGGTCCTGTTGGGGGAACAGTACCAACAGAATGGTATGGAGCGCAACCTGATGAAAAGGCAACTGTGGGAATGTACGATGACAGATACATTTTTAATGCAGATGGAACTTTCACGTTTATCACAAACAATGAAAATGATGAAGGCGGAACAGATACTTCAGGAACGGTATTTGGTCGTGTAAATCTTATTGATGATTTAGGTGCTTCAGGTGGAGAAATCAACGGTGCAGATGTTGAAAACTTACCATATGACGATTTTCAAGAAAGTTGGGTGTTAATTGCGCCAAACGATGTAGAAACAATTGCACTCACAGGAAATGGATTCATAGGGTATTACACAGGTGGTTCACATACCTATGAAATATTTGATCGTTCTGTGCCAAATGAATTAATACTAAGAACTACAGATGGTAATGGCGAATTTGATTGGTGGCATATCATCACTTCCGCAGAACCAGCTACAGGATTCATTACACAATATGACAACCTTATTTGGGAAGATAATTTTGATGTAGATGGAGCTCCTGATGCAGCTAATTGGACATACGATCTAGGTGATGGCGGATGGGGAAATGGTGAAGCACAAACCTATACCAACGATGCAAGCAATGTAATCATTGAAGATGGAATGCTTAAAATTAACGCGATACAAGAAGCTGGTGGAAACTATACTTCGGCACGATTAAAATCTGAAAACCTTTTCGAATTTACCTATGGTAGAGTAGAAGTAAGAGCAAAATTACCAGCATCACAAGGTACATGGCCTGCAATTTGGATGCTTGGTGCCAACTTTGATAGCGTTGGATGGCCAGTATGTGGAGAAATTGACATTATGGAGCAAAAAGGACAAGACAAAAACACCGTTTTAGGAACCGTACATCATCCAGGTGTATCTCCAGGAGCCGGTGATTCTTCTACAACAGCATTGCCAACATCAACGACAGAATTTCATAACTACACAATAGAATGGACTGACACAACCATTACATTTTTAGTAGATGATTTTGTATATCATACCGTAAGTAACGATGTTACCTTACCATTCAACAATGATTTCTTCTTAATATTAAACGTTGCCATGGGTGGAACTTTAGGAGGAGATATTGATCCGCTTTTCACTCAGGATACTATGGAGATTGATTATGTAAGAGTGTATCAATAA
- a CDS encoding family 16 glycosylhydrolase produces the protein MKKIIKNSILALTIISSTIFVSCELDETQEVVTKTNLVMSDEFDIDGTPDPSLWTYDLGDGTAAGLPPGWGNNELQVYTSDSENVEVQNGLLVITARENPAGGYTSARIKTQGLFEQQYGRFEARIRLPQGKGLWPAFWLLGNDCNVNPWPSCGEIDIMEYLGDAPTVVFGSAHGPNFSGENSISKEYELTDNRFDTEFHVFGIEWSPNQINYYVDDVLYQSITPETVAEETDGDGTWVFDNSFYIIMNVAVGGNLPGFPNANTTFPQRMLVDYVRVYN, from the coding sequence ATGAAAAAAATAATTAAAAATAGTATACTAGCACTAACAATCATCTCAAGCACTATTTTTGTTAGTTGTGAATTGGATGAAACTCAAGAGGTTGTTACCAAAACTAATTTAGTCATGTCCGATGAGTTTGACATTGATGGTACGCCAGATCCAAGCTTATGGACGTATGACTTAGGAGATGGAACCGCAGCAGGACTGCCTCCTGGTTGGGGAAATAACGAATTGCAAGTGTATACGAGTGATTCCGAAAATGTAGAAGTTCAAAATGGACTTCTAGTCATCACCGCTAGAGAAAATCCTGCAGGAGGTTATACATCTGCTAGAATTAAAACACAAGGATTATTTGAGCAACAATACGGACGTTTTGAAGCGCGAATTCGTTTACCACAAGGAAAAGGTCTATGGCCAGCATTTTGGTTATTAGGAAATGACTGCAATGTAAACCCTTGGCCATCCTGTGGAGAAATTGACATCATGGAATACTTAGGAGATGCGCCTACGGTTGTTTTTGGGAGTGCACACGGACCTAATTTTTCAGGAGAAAATTCAATCTCAAAAGAATATGAACTCACAGACAATAGATTTGATACTGAATTTCATGTTTTTGGTATAGAATGGAGTCCAAACCAAATCAACTACTATGTAGATGATGTATTGTACCAAAGTATTACGCCAGAAACTGTAGCAGAAGAAACTGATGGCGATGGAACTTGGGTATTTGATAACTCTTTCTACATAATTATGAACGTAGCTGTTGGAGGGAATTTACCAGGTTTTCCAAACGCAAATACAACTTTTCCACAAAGAATGCTTGTTGACTACGTAAGAGTGTATAACTAA
- a CDS encoding glycoside hydrolase family 2 TIM barrel-domain containing protein — protein sequence MKKTFLTLALIFLTTSMFSQADKVTVEKSDQGMKLVVNGKDFMINGMNWDYVPIGSTITDPGIWNRSDDVIMAALDAEMMLLKNMGVNAIRTYGLKPKWITYIYENYGIYTMLNITFGAYGLTINGAWTPQTDYADPATREVLMKEAIDMANTYKDTPGLLLYMIGNENNYHLSWTGAETEAIPIEGIDSNKIQAARALYKAFNDATLEVKKIDTSHPVAICNGDLLYSNLVKEECTDVDIYGTNMYRGVSFGDAFKQTRDELDMPILFAEFGSDAFNARDNQEDQYSQAYYMVGNWKEIYANAAGVGGAQNSLGGFTFQFSDGWWKYKQTENLDVHDNVAVWPNGGYSRDQAKEGDLNMNEEWFGICAKGPTNERGLYTLYPRAAYYALKEVHQVNPYEKGVSKSFIENHIDNIQIMDAVLRARGDKAAMGGGGNQKIRLSQLRAEFTTFNTGGSLITTPNSEDPNENAFPNQLGFDHMQSYFIGIEGNPSPNMRASVNFNVLGNVAENPINEIFYENAGRPITLTGIEGGNNVDVEVGDINRVRVYQAEFEWNAKDFDLRGFYRTGHYHWGYEGDIFGLYPEANYGPNLDIYGGEILGIEVDGKGALSGAKAAFGPQLWWGANPTMLFKYTKNIKGWDVTGIYHRDVETDLEFDETGRRVLDANQLRSGVIPPWPMERATIALERDFGKFGIQLGGIWAGSPLNGSTYQDVRGTSGNYTVLNDKVKSSDNFGAKAKFTYAGGRFNFYAQGSVMGLVANGGADQTQTFTGWRLRDSGSGNMTNFLSGFTYTVGDFQIAPNFMYQKPLVDAMPTDVDAPGRLRNVIDDPFAVRGGNREMTAGEILFTYDPTPGTWMYEWNNDRSEDAKFAANLGFVFRHLPTQQDAHIGFNADRTFFAFPTTVPAEDLWEINSRMVSKVSPELGIIGNFYYGNAQANGDSQRLIKRFGGDVRMIYRKIKVETHVKLNDWGPFDYHRDFNLTYPTQLMLDISTTLGKPDWFVLPSTRIGVRGTWRTLDQFSPRFAPNVAADEFSNAPIVSPVGFGNGTEWEIRTYIHINIGK from the coding sequence ATGAAAAAAACCTTTCTAACTTTAGCACTGATTTTTTTAACGACATCTATGTTTTCTCAAGCAGACAAAGTTACTGTCGAGAAATCGGATCAAGGAATGAAATTAGTAGTTAACGGAAAAGATTTTATGATCAATGGTATGAACTGGGATTACGTACCAATTGGTTCTACAATTACCGATCCTGGAATATGGAACAGATCCGACGATGTCATCATGGCAGCATTAGATGCTGAAATGATGCTACTAAAAAACATGGGTGTAAACGCTATTAGAACTTATGGCTTAAAACCAAAGTGGATTACGTATATCTATGAGAATTATGGTATCTACACGATGCTCAATATTACTTTTGGAGCCTATGGACTTACCATCAATGGAGCATGGACGCCACAAACTGATTATGCAGATCCTGCAACTAGAGAAGTATTGATGAAGGAAGCCATTGACATGGCGAATACTTATAAAGATACTCCTGGACTATTATTATATATGATAGGAAACGAAAATAACTATCACTTATCTTGGACAGGAGCAGAAACGGAAGCCATTCCGATAGAAGGAATTGATTCAAACAAAATACAAGCAGCAAGAGCTTTATACAAAGCATTTAACGACGCTACACTCGAAGTAAAGAAAATTGATACTTCACATCCAGTAGCGATCTGTAATGGAGATTTACTCTATTCAAACTTAGTAAAGGAAGAATGTACAGATGTTGATATATATGGTACAAACATGTATCGTGGAGTATCATTCGGAGATGCTTTCAAACAAACAAGAGATGAACTTGATATGCCAATTCTTTTTGCAGAATTTGGATCAGATGCTTTCAATGCTAGAGACAATCAAGAAGATCAATATTCGCAAGCATACTATATGGTTGGGAATTGGAAAGAAATATATGCAAATGCAGCAGGCGTTGGAGGTGCACAAAACTCATTAGGAGGTTTTACCTTCCAATTTTCTGATGGATGGTGGAAATACAAACAAACTGAAAACTTAGATGTTCATGATAATGTTGCCGTGTGGCCAAATGGAGGTTACTCCAGAGACCAAGCGAAAGAAGGAGATTTAAACATGAATGAAGAGTGGTTTGGTATTTGTGCCAAAGGACCAACCAACGAAAGAGGATTATATACATTATATCCACGTGCAGCGTACTATGCATTAAAAGAAGTACACCAAGTAAATCCTTATGAAAAAGGAGTTTCCAAAAGCTTTATCGAAAATCATATAGACAATATCCAAATCATGGATGCTGTTTTAAGAGCTAGAGGAGACAAAGCCGCAATGGGCGGTGGCGGCAATCAAAAAATACGTCTAAGCCAACTTAGAGCAGAATTTACAACCTTCAATACAGGTGGAAGTCTTATTACAACTCCAAATTCAGAAGATCCGAATGAAAATGCATTTCCTAATCAACTAGGTTTTGATCACATGCAATCATACTTTATTGGAATAGAAGGAAATCCTTCTCCAAACATGAGAGCAAGTGTAAACTTCAATGTTCTTGGAAATGTAGCTGAAAATCCAATCAATGAAATTTTCTATGAAAATGCAGGAAGACCGATCACTTTGACTGGTATTGAAGGAGGAAATAATGTGGATGTAGAAGTAGGAGATATCAACAGAGTTCGAGTTTATCAAGCAGAATTTGAATGGAATGCGAAAGACTTCGATTTAAGAGGATTTTATCGTACAGGACACTATCACTGGGGATATGAAGGTGATATCTTCGGATTGTATCCAGAAGCAAACTACGGGCCTAACTTAGATATCTACGGAGGTGAAATTCTCGGTATTGAAGTAGACGGTAAAGGAGCGTTAAGTGGTGCAAAAGCAGCATTTGGACCGCAACTATGGTGGGGAGCCAATCCAACAATGTTATTCAAATACACAAAAAATATAAAAGGTTGGGATGTAACAGGAATCTATCACAGAGATGTTGAAACTGATCTTGAATTTGATGAAACAGGACGCCGTGTTCTAGATGCCAACCAATTGCGAAGTGGTGTAATTCCACCATGGCCAATGGAAAGAGCAACCATCGCCTTAGAGCGTGACTTTGGAAAATTTGGAATACAGCTTGGAGGTATTTGGGCTGGAAGTCCATTAAACGGAAGTACGTACCAAGATGTAAGAGGTACTTCTGGAAACTATACAGTACTGAATGACAAAGTAAAATCTAGTGACAACTTTGGAGCAAAAGCGAAATTCACCTATGCTGGTGGACGCTTTAACTTCTATGCACAAGGTTCTGTAATGGGATTAGTTGCCAACGGTGGAGCAGATCAAACACAAACCTTTACAGGTTGGAGATTGAGAGACTCTGGAAGTGGAAACATGACCAACTTCTTATCTGGTTTCACCTATACAGTGGGAGATTTCCAAATTGCACCAAACTTTATGTATCAAAAACCATTAGTAGATGCAATGCCTACTGATGTAGATGCACCAGGAAGATTACGTAATGTAATTGACGATCCTTTTGCAGTAAGAGGTGGAAATCGTGAAATGACAGCAGGTGAAATTTTATTTACCTATGATCCAACTCCAGGAACTTGGATGTATGAGTGGAATAACGACCGATCAGAAGATGCTAAATTTGCAGCAAACTTAGGATTTGTATTCCGTCACTTACCAACACAGCAAGATGCACATATCGGTTTCAACGCAGATCGTACATTCTTTGCCTTTCCAACTACGGTTCCAGCAGAAGACCTATGGGAAATCAACTCTCGTATGGTTTCTAAAGTATCTCCAGAATTGGGAATCATTGGTAATTTCTACTACGGAAATGCACAAGCGAATGGTGATAGTCAACGATTAATCAAACGATTTGGTGGTGATGTGAGAATGATCTACAGAAAAATAAAAGTAGAAACTCATGTGAAACTTAACGATTGGGGACCATTTGACTACCACAGAGATTTCAACTTGACCTATCCAACACAATTAATGTTAGATATTTCTACAACGCTAGGAAAACCAGATTGGTTCGTCCTACCAAGTACAAGAATTGGAGTTCGTGGAACGTGGCGTACGCTAGATCAGTTTTCTCCAAGATTTGCACCAAACGTTGCCGCAGACGAATTTTCTAACGCTCCAATAGTAAGTCCTGTAGGATTTGGTAATGGAACAGAATGGGAAATAAGAACATACATACACATCAACATCGGAAAATAA